The following are from one region of the Chiloscyllium punctatum isolate Juve2018m chromosome 46, sChiPun1.3, whole genome shotgun sequence genome:
- the LOC140468086 gene encoding zona pellucida sperm-binding protein 3-like has translation MDTTQQTLSKFNRLPLMIVVMEPSTRSCGAESSQVTAQQLTATPIGPNEMDPPENKPMSSVIGGDCRDWGWLIGSMLLLLVTLVSVGVVCCSDTWQQFLNQRFPWGIVRASPVPERVPSPGGFSFPVSEVVSVSPLQTVMVQCGEHNLLVRAKLDLFGTGHLIKAADLTLGTVGCQPTRVYPENHTVLFDYGLHECGSRLQITGDFLIYTTHLTHIPNYPGSVIVRTNGAVVPIECRYLRKGNVSSNPINPTWIPFSSTRSGEGHLSFSLRLMNGDWLTERPSTVYSLGDLIHIEASVSMANHMPLKLYIDRCVATLSPDKDSTPRYRIIDYNGCLLDSKAEDSFSTFVLPGDGQEPDKLRFDLDAFRFYGDENSLIFITCHLKVAAVDQGDSRNKACTFQKLQNIWTPLEESDSDICACCHVGNCGSTREILFPSRGRRDLGPEAGRTLTILIEAGLKWEREASLGPLIILDTGLTNLATEPLPEVEGRIQERSPGVELVVMVTLTVTVVCLISASLLALVLSRKHKQTPTNL, from the exons ATGGATACAACACAGCAGACCCTCTCCAAGTTCAACAGGTTACCTTTGATGATTGTAGTCATGGAGCCTTCCACGAGATCGTGTGGAGCTGAATCCAGTCAGGTCACAGCACAGCAACTCACAGCCACTCCTATTGGTCCAAATGAAATGGATCCTCCTGAGAATAAACCCATGAGTTCAGTCATTGGTGGAGATTGTCGAGATTGGGGCTGGTTGATTGGTTCAATGTTGCTGCTCCTAGTCACATTGGTATCAG TTGGAGTTGTCTGTTGCTCTGACACATGGCAGCAGTTTTTGAACCAGAGGTTTCCATGGGGAATTGTGAGAGCCAGCCCTGTTCCTGAGCGAGTCCCTTCTCCTGGGGGTTTCAGTTTCCCAGTGTCTGAGGTTGTGAGTGTGTCCCCACTACAGACTGTGATGGTGCAGTGTGGAGAGCACAACTTGCTGGTCAGGGCCAAGCTGGATTTATTTGGAACTGGGCACCTGATTAAAGCTGCTGACCTGACCCTGGGGACAGTAGGCTGTCAGCCAACCAGGGTCTACCCTGagaaccacactgtcctcttTGACTATGGGCTGCATGAGTGTGGCAGCAGATTGCAG ATCACTGGGGACTTCCTGATCTACACCACCCACCTGACCCACATCCCAAACTATCCTGGATCTGTCATTGTGAGAACCAATGGGGCTGTAGTTCCCATTGAGTGTCGTTATTTGAG GAAGGGCAATGTGAGCAGTAACCCCATCAATCCCACCTGGATCCCATTCAGCTCCACCAGGTCTGGAGAAGGCCATCtgtcattctccctgcgtctaatGAATG GTGACTGGCTCACAGAGCGCCCTTCCACTGTCTACTCACTGGGAGACCTCATTCACATTGAGGCGTCTGTTTCCATGGCCAATCACATGCCCCTGAAGCTGTACATTGATCGCTGTGTAGCTACGCTGAGCCCAGACAAGGACTCCACCCCAAGATACAGGATCATTGACTACAATGG TTGCCTCCTGGACAGCAAAGCCGAGGACTCCTTTTCAACCTTTGTGTTGCCAGGAGACGGGCAGGAGCCAGACAAGCTCAGGTTTGACCTGGATGCCTTTCGTTTCTATGGAGATGAGAATTCTTTG ATTTTCATCACCTGTCACCTGAAAGTTGCTGCAGTGGATCAAGGAGATTCCAGGAACAAAGCTTGTACTTTCCAGAAGCTGCAGAATAT CTGGACCCCATTGGAGGAatctgacagtgacatttgtgccTGTTGCCATGTGGGGAACTGTGGGAGCACAAGAGAGATCCTGTTCCCCTCCAGAGGAAGGAGAGACCTTGGTCCTGAAGCTGGTAGGACATTGACCATCTTGAT tgaagctggtttgaagtgggAAAGGGAGGCCTCACTTGGCCCCCTGATCATCCTGGATACTGGGCTGACCAACCTGGCAACTGAGCCCCTGCCTGAGGTTGAAGGAAGGATACAGGAGAGGTCTCCAG GTGTGGAGTTGGTTGTGATGGTGACCCTGACTGTGACAGTGGTCTGTCTGATCTCTGCTTCATTGCTGGCCTTGGTCCTGTCCAGGAAACACAAGCAAACACCCACCAACCTGTGA